A window from Balaenoptera musculus isolate JJ_BM4_2016_0621 chromosome 8, mBalMus1.pri.v3, whole genome shotgun sequence encodes these proteins:
- the FRMD8 gene encoding FERM domain-containing protein 8 isoform X1, whose product MDGTEDNAGQPGPADRSHRSSVSSVGARAADVLVYLADDTVVPLAMENLPSLTAHELHQTVREVLQLPDVALDAFALWLVSPLLEVQLKPKHQPYKLGRQWQELLLRFTDAPDDDVAMDEPSLQFRRNVFFPKRRELQIHDKEVLRLLYEEAKSNVLAARYPCDVEDCEALGALVCRVQLGPYQPGQPTACALREKLDSFLPAHLCKRGHGLFAALRGRGTKAGTGEQGLLNAYSRVKEVAGSESEHEASLSPHYRAYLLKCHELPFYGSAFFHGEIDKPAQGFLHRGGQKPVSVAISLEGVHVIDSREKHVLLGLRFQELSWDHTSPEEEESALWLEFDGDSEGTPVNKLLKVYSKQAELMSSLIEYCIELSQAAEPAAPQESAAGAASAPGNSPPATQRPQLRRQGSVVCSRIQHLSTIDYVEEGEQIKRVKPRRSTSFFSRQLSLGQGSYTVVQPTESLEQG is encoded by the exons ATGGACGGGACAGAAGACAATGCTGGGCAACCCGGCCCCGCTGATCGGTCCCATCGAAGCAGCGTGTCCTCCGTGGGAGCCCGAG CAGCCGACGTGCTGGTGTACCTGGCGGATGACACAGTGGTGCCCCTGGCCATGGAGAACCTGCCCTCGCTCACTGCCCACGAGCTGCATCAGACCGTCCGTGAGGTCCTGCAGCTCCCGGATGTTGCCCTGGATGCCTTTGCGCTCTGGCTTGTCTCCCCTCTGCTGG AGGTGCagctgaagcccaagcaccagcCCTACAAGCTGGGCCGCCAGTGGCAGGAACTGCTGCTGCGATTCACCGACGCCCCGGACGATGACGTGGCCATGG atgAGCCTTCCCTGCAGTTCCGGAGGAACGTGTTTTTCCCCAAACGGCGGGAGCTCCAG ATCCACGACAAGGAGGTCCTGCGGCTGCTCTACGAGGAGGCCAAGAGCAACGTGCTGGCCGCTCGGTACCCATGCGACGTGGAGGACTGCGAGGCCCTGGGCGCCCTGGTGTGCCGCGTGCAGCTCGGGCCCTACCAGCCTGGCCAGCCCACTGCCTGTGCCCTGAG GGAGAAGCTGgactccttcctccctgcccacctctgtAAGCGGGGCCACGGGCTCTTCGCTGCCCTGCGGGGCCGTGGGACCAAGGCCGGAACTGGCGAGCAGGGCCTGCTGAACGCCTACAGCAGGGTGAAGGAGGTGGCCGGCAGCGAGAGCGAGCACGAGGCCTCCCTCAGCCCCCACTACCGCGCCTACCTCCTCAAGTGCCACGAGCTGCCCTTCTACGG GTCTGCCTTTTTCCACGGCGAGATTGACAAGCCAGCCCAGGGCTTTTTGCACCGCGGCGGGCAAAAGCCAGTGTCTGTGGCCATCAGTCTGGAGGGCGTGCATGTCATTGACAGCAGGGAGAAG CACGTCCTGCTGGGCCTGCGCTTCCAGGAGCTGTCGTGGGACCACACCTCTCCCGAGGAGGAAGAGTCTGCCCTGTGGCTGGAGTTCGACGGGGACAGCGAGGGCACGCCGGTCAACAAGCTCCTCAAGGTCTACTCCAAGCAG GCCGAACTGATGAGCAGCCTCATCGAGTACTGCATCGAGCTGAGCCAGGCCGCGGAGCCCGCGGCCCCCCAGGAGAGTGCGGCCGGCGCCGCCTCGGCCCCTGGCAACTCACCACCCGCCACTCAACGCCCCCAGCTGCGGAGGCAGGGCAGTGTGGTGTGCAGCCGGATCCAGCATCTCTCCACCATCGACTACGTGGAGGAGG GCGAGCAGATCAAGCGGGTGAAACCGAGACGCAGCACGTCCTTCTTCAGCCGGCAACTCTCCCTGGGCCAGGGGAGCTACACCGTGGTGCAGCCCACTGAGAGCCTGGAGCAGGGCTGA
- the FRMD8 gene encoding FERM domain-containing protein 8 isoform X2, with amino-acid sequence MDGTEDNAGQPGPADRSHRSSVSSVGARADVLVYLADDTVVPLAMENLPSLTAHELHQTVREVLQLPDVALDAFALWLVSPLLEVQLKPKHQPYKLGRQWQELLLRFTDAPDDDVAMDEPSLQFRRNVFFPKRRELQIHDKEVLRLLYEEAKSNVLAARYPCDVEDCEALGALVCRVQLGPYQPGQPTACALREKLDSFLPAHLCKRGHGLFAALRGRGTKAGTGEQGLLNAYSRVKEVAGSESEHEASLSPHYRAYLLKCHELPFYGSAFFHGEIDKPAQGFLHRGGQKPVSVAISLEGVHVIDSREKHVLLGLRFQELSWDHTSPEEEESALWLEFDGDSEGTPVNKLLKVYSKQAELMSSLIEYCIELSQAAEPAAPQESAAGAASAPGNSPPATQRPQLRRQGSVVCSRIQHLSTIDYVEEGEQIKRVKPRRSTSFFSRQLSLGQGSYTVVQPTESLEQG; translated from the exons ATGGACGGGACAGAAGACAATGCTGGGCAACCCGGCCCCGCTGATCGGTCCCATCGAAGCAGCGTGTCCTCCGTGGGAGCCCGAG CCGACGTGCTGGTGTACCTGGCGGATGACACAGTGGTGCCCCTGGCCATGGAGAACCTGCCCTCGCTCACTGCCCACGAGCTGCATCAGACCGTCCGTGAGGTCCTGCAGCTCCCGGATGTTGCCCTGGATGCCTTTGCGCTCTGGCTTGTCTCCCCTCTGCTGG AGGTGCagctgaagcccaagcaccagcCCTACAAGCTGGGCCGCCAGTGGCAGGAACTGCTGCTGCGATTCACCGACGCCCCGGACGATGACGTGGCCATGG atgAGCCTTCCCTGCAGTTCCGGAGGAACGTGTTTTTCCCCAAACGGCGGGAGCTCCAG ATCCACGACAAGGAGGTCCTGCGGCTGCTCTACGAGGAGGCCAAGAGCAACGTGCTGGCCGCTCGGTACCCATGCGACGTGGAGGACTGCGAGGCCCTGGGCGCCCTGGTGTGCCGCGTGCAGCTCGGGCCCTACCAGCCTGGCCAGCCCACTGCCTGTGCCCTGAG GGAGAAGCTGgactccttcctccctgcccacctctgtAAGCGGGGCCACGGGCTCTTCGCTGCCCTGCGGGGCCGTGGGACCAAGGCCGGAACTGGCGAGCAGGGCCTGCTGAACGCCTACAGCAGGGTGAAGGAGGTGGCCGGCAGCGAGAGCGAGCACGAGGCCTCCCTCAGCCCCCACTACCGCGCCTACCTCCTCAAGTGCCACGAGCTGCCCTTCTACGG GTCTGCCTTTTTCCACGGCGAGATTGACAAGCCAGCCCAGGGCTTTTTGCACCGCGGCGGGCAAAAGCCAGTGTCTGTGGCCATCAGTCTGGAGGGCGTGCATGTCATTGACAGCAGGGAGAAG CACGTCCTGCTGGGCCTGCGCTTCCAGGAGCTGTCGTGGGACCACACCTCTCCCGAGGAGGAAGAGTCTGCCCTGTGGCTGGAGTTCGACGGGGACAGCGAGGGCACGCCGGTCAACAAGCTCCTCAAGGTCTACTCCAAGCAG GCCGAACTGATGAGCAGCCTCATCGAGTACTGCATCGAGCTGAGCCAGGCCGCGGAGCCCGCGGCCCCCCAGGAGAGTGCGGCCGGCGCCGCCTCGGCCCCTGGCAACTCACCACCCGCCACTCAACGCCCCCAGCTGCGGAGGCAGGGCAGTGTGGTGTGCAGCCGGATCCAGCATCTCTCCACCATCGACTACGTGGAGGAGG GCGAGCAGATCAAGCGGGTGAAACCGAGACGCAGCACGTCCTTCTTCAGCCGGCAACTCTCCCTGGGCCAGGGGAGCTACACCGTGGTGCAGCCCACTGAGAGCCTGGAGCAGGGCTGA
- the SLC25A45 gene encoding LOW QUALITY PROTEIN: solute carrier family 25 member 45 (The sequence of the model RefSeq protein was modified relative to this genomic sequence to represent the inferred CDS: deleted 1 base in 1 codon; substituted 1 base at 1 genomic stop codon), translating into MPSLPTCSVLPVRVRLQTQTTYRGIVDCMAKTYRHEXACCLAPFGLIKVRLQNQTEPKGKSGSPPPQYRGPVHCVASIFQAEGPRGLFPGAWALTLRDNPILGICFVTYECLCRQFTLDGQNPSSGTVLVAGGSAGVTSWVTATPLDVIKPRMQMVGLRQRVHWGLLDCMVSSAQREGLGVFFRGLGINSARAFPVNAATFLSYEYLLHSRG; encoded by the exons ATGCCCAGCCTGCCCACCTGCTCTGTCCTCCCTGTCCGGGTGCGGCTGCAGACCCAGACCACATACCGGGGCATCGTTGATTGTATGGCCAAGACTTACCGCCACGAGTAA GCCTGCTGCTTGGCCCCTTTTGGCCTCATCAAAGTCCGGCTACAAAACCAGACAGAGCCCAAGGGGAAGTCAgggagccccccaccccagtaccGGGGGCCCGTGCACTGCGTGGCCTCCATCTTCCAGGCCGAGGGGCCCCGGGGGCTGTTCCCGGGAGCCTGGGCCCTGACGCTGCGGGACAACCCCATCCTAGGAATCTGTTTCGTCACCTATGAATGTCTGTGTCGCCAATTCACGCTGGATGGCCAGAACCCCA GCTCGGGCACAGTGCTGGTGGCAGGGGGCTCTGCCGGTGTCACCTCCTGGGTCACAGCTACCCCCTTAGACGTGATCAAG CCCCGGATGCAGATGGTGGGGCTGAGGCAGAGGGTGCACTGGGGGCTGCTGGACTGCATGGTGAGCAGCGCCcagagggaagggctgggggtcTTCTTCCGGGGGCTCGGCATCAACAGTGCCCGTGCCTTTCCTGTCAACGCCGCCACCTTCCTCAGCTACGAGTACCTCCTCCACTCCCGGGGATGA
- the FRMD8 gene encoding FERM domain-containing protein 8 isoform X3 yields MDGTEDNAGQPGPADRSHRSSVSSVGAREVQLKPKHQPYKLGRQWQELLLRFTDAPDDDVAMDEPSLQFRRNVFFPKRRELQIHDKEVLRLLYEEAKSNVLAARYPCDVEDCEALGALVCRVQLGPYQPGQPTACALREKLDSFLPAHLCKRGHGLFAALRGRGTKAGTGEQGLLNAYSRVKEVAGSESEHEASLSPHYRAYLLKCHELPFYGSAFFHGEIDKPAQGFLHRGGQKPVSVAISLEGVHVIDSREKHVLLGLRFQELSWDHTSPEEEESALWLEFDGDSEGTPVNKLLKVYSKQAELMSSLIEYCIELSQAAEPAAPQESAAGAASAPGNSPPATQRPQLRRQGSVVCSRIQHLSTIDYVEEGEQIKRVKPRRSTSFFSRQLSLGQGSYTVVQPTESLEQG; encoded by the exons ATGGACGGGACAGAAGACAATGCTGGGCAACCCGGCCCCGCTGATCGGTCCCATCGAAGCAGCGTGTCCTCCGTGGGAGCCCGAG AGGTGCagctgaagcccaagcaccagcCCTACAAGCTGGGCCGCCAGTGGCAGGAACTGCTGCTGCGATTCACCGACGCCCCGGACGATGACGTGGCCATGG atgAGCCTTCCCTGCAGTTCCGGAGGAACGTGTTTTTCCCCAAACGGCGGGAGCTCCAG ATCCACGACAAGGAGGTCCTGCGGCTGCTCTACGAGGAGGCCAAGAGCAACGTGCTGGCCGCTCGGTACCCATGCGACGTGGAGGACTGCGAGGCCCTGGGCGCCCTGGTGTGCCGCGTGCAGCTCGGGCCCTACCAGCCTGGCCAGCCCACTGCCTGTGCCCTGAG GGAGAAGCTGgactccttcctccctgcccacctctgtAAGCGGGGCCACGGGCTCTTCGCTGCCCTGCGGGGCCGTGGGACCAAGGCCGGAACTGGCGAGCAGGGCCTGCTGAACGCCTACAGCAGGGTGAAGGAGGTGGCCGGCAGCGAGAGCGAGCACGAGGCCTCCCTCAGCCCCCACTACCGCGCCTACCTCCTCAAGTGCCACGAGCTGCCCTTCTACGG GTCTGCCTTTTTCCACGGCGAGATTGACAAGCCAGCCCAGGGCTTTTTGCACCGCGGCGGGCAAAAGCCAGTGTCTGTGGCCATCAGTCTGGAGGGCGTGCATGTCATTGACAGCAGGGAGAAG CACGTCCTGCTGGGCCTGCGCTTCCAGGAGCTGTCGTGGGACCACACCTCTCCCGAGGAGGAAGAGTCTGCCCTGTGGCTGGAGTTCGACGGGGACAGCGAGGGCACGCCGGTCAACAAGCTCCTCAAGGTCTACTCCAAGCAG GCCGAACTGATGAGCAGCCTCATCGAGTACTGCATCGAGCTGAGCCAGGCCGCGGAGCCCGCGGCCCCCCAGGAGAGTGCGGCCGGCGCCGCCTCGGCCCCTGGCAACTCACCACCCGCCACTCAACGCCCCCAGCTGCGGAGGCAGGGCAGTGTGGTGTGCAGCCGGATCCAGCATCTCTCCACCATCGACTACGTGGAGGAGG GCGAGCAGATCAAGCGGGTGAAACCGAGACGCAGCACGTCCTTCTTCAGCCGGCAACTCTCCCTGGGCCAGGGGAGCTACACCGTGGTGCAGCCCACTGAGAGCCTGGAGCAGGGCTGA